Below is a window of uncultured Flavobacterium sp. DNA.
TTTACTAGTTAATTTATAAATATCCAAAATAAACATTCTTGAGTTTTGCCAAACTTCTAACTTTTCAAATGAAAAAGTATACATGTATTTTGGTTTAATTGTTAATTTGTTTAATCGTAAATTGAGATTTGCAATGAAGCGATTAAACAAATTAACGATTTACCGATTAAACTAGAATTGAGTGTCCAATTTAATGTAATCCAGAAACTCCCTTTTTGTTTGAGCATCTTTGAATTTTCCACCAAATTCAGAAGTTACGGTGCTGCTTTCGATGTCTTTAATTCCTCTTGAGTTCACACAAAGGTGTTTTGCATCAATAACGCAGGCAACATCTTCAGTACCTAAAGCTTTTTGTAATTC
It encodes the following:
- a CDS encoding GTP cyclohydrolase I, with protein sequence ISSGRVIGLSKMNRIVEYYAKRPQVQERLTMQIVQELQKALGTEDVACVIDAKHLCVNSRGIKDIESSTVTSEFGGKFKDAQTKREFLDYIKLDTQF